In the genome of Sphaeramia orbicularis chromosome 13, fSphaOr1.1, whole genome shotgun sequence, one region contains:
- the dhx40 gene encoding probable ATP-dependent RNA helicase DHX40 isoform X2, whose product MTAHHREILADPGLSQYSVIILDEVHERSLNTDILLGLLKKIFSNPDEAKKGRSFPLKVVVMSATLETEKLSSFFGNCPVFTIPGRTFPVSCTFGSAIGHKDTESSGYVKEVVKVAFDIHTSEMAGDILVFLTGQSEIERACDLLFEKAESIDYRYDVHDQTVEGLLILPLYGSMPTDQQRQIFQPPPPGIRKCVVATNIAATSLTINGIKYIVDSGFVKQLNHNSRVGLDILEVVPISKSEAQQRAGRAGRTSAGKCFRIYNKEFWEKCMPEYTIPEIQRTSLTAVILTLKCLGVHDVIRFPYLDCPEERFILEALKQLYQFDAIDRRGRVTQLGELMVEFPLHPGLTRALLKAASLGCQDLLLPVAAMLSVENIFIRPGHPDKQKEAEKKHSALAAKSGGMNDFATLLSVFQLCKSSDKPSAWCKDHWIHWRALKSAFSVETQLRDILLRLQQKRDFPVEVFDGNKSELFRRCLCTGYFTNVARRSVGKVFCTMDGHGSMVHVHPSSSLFDQEAELDWIIFHDVLVTSRVYIRTVCPVRYEWVKDLLPKLHEVDVYELSNVAREEVTDEEIMKWENKEAAKRQQEVSVDDAMKKLEKRNDDASVSDARARYLQRKQQRQQSKAN is encoded by the exons gATATTCTCCTGGGCTTACTGAAGAAAATTTTCTCCAACCCTGATGAGGCCAAAAAGGGACGCTCTTTCCCTCTCAAAGTAGTGGTGATGTCTGCTACGCTGGAAACAGAAAAACTGTCAAGCTTTTTTGGCAACTGTCCTGTTTTCACTATACCTGGGAGAACATTTCCTGTGTCGTGCACATTTGGCTCAGCTATTGGACATAAAGACACAGAAAGCTCTGGTTATGTGAAAGAG GTTGTTAAAGTGGCCTTTGACATCCACACCAGTGAAATGGCAGGGGATATTCTTGTATTTTTGACAG GTCAGTCAGAAATTGAGCGAGCCTGTGATTTGCTCTTTGAAAAGGCGGAATCTATCGACTACCGTTACGATGTACATGACCAAACTGTGGAAGGCCTCCTTATTTTGCCTCTTTATGGATCCATGCCCACCG ATCAGCAGAGGCAGATTTTTCAGCCTCCACCTCCAGGAATAAGGAAATGTGTTGTGGCCACTAACATCGCAGCCACGTCTCTCACCATCAATGGCATAAA ATACATCGTAGACAGTGGCTTTGTGAAACAACTCAATCACAACTCCAGAGTGGGGCTGGACATCTTGGAGGTGGTGCCTATTTCAAA GAGTGAGGCCCAGCAGAGAGCAGGCCGAGCTGGAAGAACCTCAGCTGGGAAATGCTTTCGAATTTATAACAAGGAATTCTGGGAGAAGTGCATGCCTGAATATACAATTCCAGAGATCCAGAGGACAAGTCTGACTGCCGTGATACTTACACTTAAATGCCTCGGTGTTCATGATGTCATCAG GTTTCCTTATCTGGACTGTCCAGAAGAGAGGTTTATCCTAGAAGCACTTAAACAGCTCTACCAGTTTGATGCCATAGACAG GAGAGGTCGAGTGACCCAGCTCGGGGAGCTGATGGTGGAGTTCCCCTTGCACCCGGGTCTCACCAGGGCACTGCTCAAAGCTGCATCTCTCGGCTGCCAGGATCTGTTGTTACCTGTAGCTGCCATGTTGTCTGTAGAGAACATCTTCATCCGACCAG GCCACCCTGACAAGCAGAAAGAGGCAGAAAAGAAGCACAGCGCACTGGCTGCCAAGAGCGGTGGTATGAATGACTTTGCCACACTTCTTAGTGTGTTTCAGCTATGTAAATCCAG TGATAAACCCTCAGCGTGGTGTAAGGACCACTGgatccactggagggcgctgaagTCAGCCTTTAGTGTGGAGACTCAGCTGAGAGATATCCTCCTCAGGCTCCAGCAG AAGAGAGATTTCCCTGTTGAAGTCTTTGATGGTAATAAGAGTGAGCTCTTCAGACGATGCCTGTGCACAGGATACTTCACAAACGTTGCCAGGAG GTCTGTTGGAAAGGTATTTTGCACAATGGACGGCCATGGGTCCATGGTTCATGTTCATCCATCATCATCG CTGTTTGACCAGGAGGCAGAACTCGACTGGATCATCTTTCATGATGTGCTGGTGACCTCAAGAGTGTATATCAGGACCGTATGTCCAGTTCGGTATGAGTGGGTGAAGGACTTATTGCCTAAACTCCATGAGGTGGATGTCTATGAACTGAGCAATGTGGCGAGAGAAGAAGTAACCGATGAGGAGATAATGAAATGGGAGAACAAAGAGGCGGCCAAAAGACAACAAG aggtttcTGTAGATGATGCCATGAAGAAGCTGGAGAAGAGAAATGATGACGCCAGTGTCAGTGATGCTCGTGCTCGATACCTGCAGCGAAagcaacaaagacaacaaagtaAAGCAAACTGA